GATATGCAAGACTATACAAAATATggttaaaaagtttataaatgtAGACCTGTCACATAAATGAATTTGAGAAGCATTCCACTTCTCTGCTACTAGTAGATGTGACCGGAGAGCATTCAGTTTATTGATAACACTAGCCACATTATTGTCCCCATTGCTTCCTGAGAGGTGTGCTTCTGACTCGAGATGAGGAAGCTCAACCTTAGACTCTGGAAAGTCAAAACTCAAGGTACATTCTGTGGAGGCATTATAACCAAAGGTAGCTTCCAATCTGCTGCAACTTCGAGCTTCGCCTTTCCCGCGGGATGAGTCAAAAGCTAAGGTTCTCGGAACACGAAATTTCATCTGGTCAAGAGATAATGAACTAGTAGTAGTCCTATGCTGGTTGTTCATGAGAGACCTGGTGGAGAAGCAAAGGATCTTGCCTCTCAACAAGTGGCTTGAATCGATTCCCACCATATCAACTAATTGGATCACCtgagaaaaaaaacccaaaaagaccCTCTATGAGAAGAAACAATAACGTAACAAGACTTGCATCTTCatctctatataaaaaacatagaAGCAAACAGACCAAAAGGAAAACAGAGAAATAGAAACCCTAACAGTTTTTTCTATATCAATTAAATAggaattttaaacaaaaaggaaacgtTCTTAATACGTACCAGAAAACAATTAACACAACCCATAAGGTCCCAACAATAATGAAAAACTAGAGGAGACAAAGACATATACAGACATATGTGTACTCACATTGTTGTTAGGTAATGTGTAGGGATTTGTGAGTGAAGTAGCAGAACTCGTATACAACAAAGCCATCTGTTCTCATGAGTGAACATCTAAAAGCTACAATATATTTAATAGGTTGACACAGAATCAGACATATATACAGTAGATATTAAAATTAACCTAGGCATAACCACTGAgacaagaaacgaaaaaaaaaaaaaaaccacacacaAATCAAGTTCGtgaacaacaaatcaaaattcaggaaaaacaaatcatggATATGTGTTTATTCAGAATCATATATAAGCAAATATGTTGGAATTGGGACAATTtctcaacaaaaatataaaacaaaatccgCCGAAATTCTTATATCGAGAGGACAAGAAAGAACACGAGTGCAAGAGAAAAATACCTTTAACATTTAGTTTCTCTGTCACCAATAGTCACCACAAGAGCAAACACCAAACCGGAACATATGAAATCTATTGGTGTCTCTGATGATGATCTCACGAGAAGTTATCTGTGAGATGAGCTTTGCTGCAACATGACAATCTCCACAAATCCTAAGATTCTTCGTTATTCTTATGGCGTTATTACTGTCTTCTTCCACTGTGTTCATTAGAGCAAACACAATGGCTAATTTCTCACTGTGAACAGCTAAATGcgtctctttatcttcttcctctacgTCGTGAAGTGCTGATTCTGAATCAGGAACATAACCTAactctttcattttcttgacAAGAACATCCAGCTCTCTGTATATCTCATTGGACTGTGGGTGAGTCCTGTCGCCTACTAAGAATGTATGAATTTCTCCATTGACCTCAACATTGCTTGATCCGGGATTTTTCTTTAACCCTTTTCTCTTCATTATATCTCTGATGTTTGTCACTTCTTCCCATCTTCCAGCCTTTGCGTATATGTTAGAAAGCAATACGTAGTAACCCGATTGCTCTGGTGCTAACTGGAAAAGTTTATCAGCTGCTAGTAGACCGATGTCTGTATCAGAATGCACCCTGCAAGCTCCTAATAACGCTCCCCAAACTCNNNNNNNNNNNATTTCTTGTATGAATTTGTAAGCTTCTTTCACTTTCCCGGCTCGGCCAAGAAgatccaccatacaagccaaaTGCTCTAACCTAGGAGTGATCTTGTAATGATCTGTCATGAGTTTGAAATAACTCCGACCTTCTTCTAGTAATCCTGCGTGGCTACAAGCAGCGAGCGTTGTGACAAATGCAATTGAATCAGGGACGAGACCTGAATCTTGCATTTTCGAAAACAATGCCACTGCGTCACAGCCTCTTCCGCTGAATCCATAAGCTGAAATCATAGCTGTCCAAGACACAACATCACGTGACTTCATGTTCTCAAACACATCTCTCGCTCTGTCTAAACATCCGCATTTCGCATACATATCGATCAGTGCGTTCTCTAACAACAGATTCGGTACTAGCTTCTTCCTCTCAATGTATTCATGAATTTTCTTACCAAGAGACAGAGCAGATGTATCTCCACAAGCAGGTAGAACACTTGTGATTGAGACTGCATCAGGTTCGAACCCATCAGCCTCCATTCGGGAATACAACTCCACAGCTTCAACAGGCATCGCGTTTTTCATATACACACCGATCATCACATTCCACGAAACCAAACTCTTTTTCCCCATTTTGAAAAACATATCTTTAACATATATAACGTTTTCAGGAGTTGTATTGCTCACTGCAGCTAACAGACTAGCCATCGTGCCAGCATCATGGCTTATCTTCACAGACTCCATTTCCTTACAAACTTGCAAAGCATCatcaaatctctgattttgcgCATAACCAGCAACTAACGAGTTCCAAGAGACCACATCTCTTCTTGACATCTCATCAAGTACAAGCCTTGCTTCAGATAAAAATCCACACTTTCCATACATAGAAACTAAACCATTCCCAACAAACAAAGTCGAAGAGAGCCCAACTCTTGTAGCGGACCCATGAATCTTTTTCCCAATGACAATATTCCCAGAGCAAGAACACGCCTTTAGAACACACGGGAAAGTGTAATGATCAGGTTTAACATTACATCCACACATCTTCCCAAACACTTGAATACCTTCACGGTAAAACCCATTATTCACATAGCTTCTGATCATAACATTAATGATAATTACGTTTCTCTCAGGAATTTCCTCGAACACCTTGCGTGCTGAAGCCACATCTTTTAAAGTTGCATAAGCTCTCATAAGTTTAACACCCAAAGACGAATTGTAGCGTAAATCTTCCAGAATGATTCTTGAGTGGACTGTTCTAAGTGTTCTGAGATCTGGGTAATTGTCAAGTACCTGACCAAGCACGAAAGCTGTCTCCTGTGGTGAATCCTGATCGAGTTCCAATTTGGGTAGGGAAGAAGATACTTTTCGTGATTGAAATTTTCTGAATTTGGGAAAATGGAGAAGACGGAGATCGACATTGATGCGTTTCATGAGCTTTGAATTCGAACCTCATCACTATCAATGATAACGTTATAACAATAGTAACGTTAAGTTCGGTAACGATGTGTGTAAGCCGGTTCTAAAGGTTAAACCATCAAATATAGTTAAACCGGATCAGACCGGTCTCACATGGCCAAttgggttttaacttttaaaatttgatgttttaacaACGAAAATTTACAGTATATGACTATGAGTCGTTAAAACTTGATTTAGATAAAGTCATCTTCGAGCTTTGTAATCAGTCACAAGGTTCATAGTTTGttaattgttaatttgttatatgtttcattttatattgttttacttTAAGATATACATggtcttttaatttaaatctaaGACTTTTGTTGCCTAGATAGAATTATTGTCTCTCTTCTTGGTACTTATTGAAATCAAAGATTCAATCAATCATTAacaactatttttaataattttatttaactagtTTTACTTTTTCTAGAGATATCAAATGttctatgcaaaaaaaaaaccaaaaaaatcttttgaataTCACGGATAAGGTTAAACCCCAAAACTCGTGCTTATTATAAAGATTTAAAGAAGAATcttgatatttaattttctatataatattcaaaattattttctatgaAGTTTTGCTGGAAACCAACTTACTTGTTTTGATCACGAACCGGTTGGTGTTGTTATTTATAGGCAAGTTTGGGAACATATACCGATGATTTAGATAAAGTCATCTTCAATTATGCATAGTCGTGAATCAGCGTTTATACTACATCATCTTCAGCATAACCAGCTTTCACCACCTCGTCCACTATAAGACTGATAGTATGTAAcactaaaaatatatgtatatattgtcaaaaacaaaacatatgtatatttaaaaGATGGTCGTAACAGAAGAGAACAAACTTTCTTTtgcataaaattaaatatctttctttttatatctcaaaattttcaatGCTTTTATGCGTTGAATTCAAGCACACACTTGATTTTTATACGCTTTGATCTTTGTGGAACTGCAAATACTAATGTCCTATGGTGAGATACAAAGGTGAAAACATTTTTGCAAGGTGTCTATATTTAACGACATATGAGTAACAGGATACCTGCTTATAATACATGACAGTGATATTTATATATGCGTTATAACTGAGTACTTTCACAAGACATGAAGATGATATTTATGAGTTATAATAGAGAGTACTTTATAATGCATGATAGTAATATGAACGGATTCATCAGATAGAGAGAAATTAGcatttttatatctatattgATTTGCCTCTTCACATGACTGTGATCAAAACCCAGTGTATTAATGATAGAAACTTGCGAAACGTTAGCAATCTGCGATAGAAAGAGATACCACTAAGACTATAAAACGTCAATTACAAAGAACGCAAGTGATCAAAATAATTGAGTGATGTTGGTGTCATAGTCATTATAACCAAAATTGGAATTTCGTTATAGAGGTATAGGCAGCCAggactaaatataaaatattaaacgcTATGATAGAAGATGCTtttagtataataatatatctaacataattttctaaacacataaaacaattaacaaagtGTATGCATAATTCCTTCCAGTCACATTGAAAGTAGAAATGTAAACATCGGAACCAAAAAATAGTCTGGACTGTTGATACAACGCCTTGGAAGTCGGAACGGTAAAAGGATTTTGTCTTTGGTTTGCATGATCGACAACTATCTTCTACATGAAATACGTAACGTAAATCCTAAATCGGAAGATAGCGAGAACAACAATGAGAGATACTgaaattaaaaaggaaagaaaaatactttttgtAGAAATTGGTTGGAATTTGGTGGGTAGCTTTGTGGCGCTACAAGCTTCATATCCAACGATGGGTTGGTTAGATGAACGATTCAGTTGTGAATTAACCGAGTGTTAATATGGAGGTTTTGCTTGGAATGTTTTATGGCAAGATTGGGGGTGTCGAGCGACTCCAACATTTTGTTGTGTGCTTGGTCGTGGAAGAACAGCTGGAGTTAGTTTTTGTCGAAGGAAGATCGTTGGAGGTGATACCGAGGGCGTTCGTGTCGACCAAGGTGTTGATCGACACATCCGTTTCTTTTCCTATCCCCCGCCCCGGCATAGCGCTTCGCTTCCGGTTCAAATCGttcatttgaaaaaaattgaaaccctttttattatatattgttaaattaaTTAGTTCAACTAAAAACCCGAATTAATCTCGTAGTATACCGTAGAACTATATTTGTTTAACACAATCTTAACTAAATCAGTTTAATCCGACATACATtatattggtattgttaaacatattaaaacaaaaatttaacatgTACTAAAGTATCAGAttaatgatattattattttttagtattattggTTCAAACTCGTCCtgtcatatatataacttgtcATGCAATATAACTCATCtatgttattaaaatatttcatatttattactattcataattttaaaatttctattaagtttaaatatatcagctatatattttaaacttcttaaaaaattaaatttactatataagGTAAATTTACCGTATATGTATGTTCAACATATACATTTTATATCAATTGAGTATAATACATGTccgttttgaaaaaaaaatcaaatcaaaatatatgcagaaaaagaTACACTtctattaactttatatattatatgatgattcataacaatttaaaattaaaatcaatcaaaattatatgagaataaagaaatttaaatctGGATTAAATCCtctacatatttatattaattgttgaatgttatatatatctatatatagatatttaaaatattttagttgtgTTTAGTTATAAGGATAGTGGAGAGAATCAACTCAAGTTGTTTGGATATAAATGTAAGCATTGACAATCAttgtaaataagtaaaaaatgaGGATTTATTTACTAAAGTTGCTGCAAAAATTACTAGTATAGAATCTATA
The sequence above is drawn from the Camelina sativa cultivar DH55 chromosome 4, Cs, whole genome shotgun sequence genome and encodes:
- the LOC104780680 gene encoding putative pentatricopeptide repeat-containing protein At3g49142; protein product: MKRINVDLRLLHFPKFRKFQSRKVSSSLPKLELDQDSPQETAFVLGQVLDNYPDLRTLRTVHSRIILEDLRYNSSLGVKLMRAYATLKDVASARKVFEEIPERNVIIINVMIRSYVNNGFYREGIQVFGKMCGCNVKPDHYTFPCVLKACSCSGNIVIGKKIHGSATRVGLSSTLFVGNGLVSMYGKCGFLSEARLVLDEMSRRDVVSWNSLVAGYAQNQRFDDALQVCKEMESVKISHDAGTMASLLAAVSNTTPENVIYVKDMFFKMGKKSLVSWNVMIGVYMKNAMPVEAVELYSRMEADGFEPDAVSITSVLPACGDTSALSLGKKIHEYIERKKLVPNLLLENALIDMYAKCGCLDRARDVFENMKSRDVVSWTAMISAYGFSGRGCDAVALFSKMQDSGLVPDSIAFVTTLAACSHAGLLEEGRSYFKLMTDHYKITPRLEHLACMVDLLGRAGKVKEAYKFIQEXXXXXVWGALLGACRVHSDTDIGLLAADKLFQLAPEQSGYYVLLSNIYAKAGRWEEVTNIRDIMKRKGLKKNPGSSNVEVNGEIHTFLVGDRTHPQSNEIYRELDVLVKKMKELGYVPDSESALHDVEEEDKETHLAVHSEKLAIVFALMNTVEEDSNNAIRITKNLRICGDCHVAAKLISQITSREIIIRDTNRFHMFRFGVCSCGDYW